Sequence from the Streptomyces sp. NBC_00358 genome:
ATCGCGAAGACGCTGGCCACCCGCCCCGAGATCCGGATCATCGACTACACCGGCTCCACCGCCTTCGGCGACTGGCTGGAGACCAACGCCCGCCAGGCGCAGGTCTACACGGAGAAGGCCGGCGTCAACACGGTGATCGTGGAGTCGACCGACGACTACAAGGGGATGCTGTCCAACCTGGCGTTCTCCCTGTCGCTGTACAGCGGCCAGATGTGCACCACCCCGCAGAACCTGCTGATCCCCCGCGACGGCATCCGTACGGACGAGGGCGAGAAGTCCTACGACGAGGTGGTCGCCGACCTCGCCAAGTCGGTCGGCGGACTCCTCGGCGACGACGCCCGGGCGAACGCGCTGCTCGGTGCCATCGTGAACCCGGACGTGAAGGCCCGTCTGGAGGCCGCCGCCGGACTCGGCGAAGTCGCCCTGCCCTCGCGGCAGATCGACAACCCTGAGTTCCCGGGCGCCGTCGTGCGCTCGCCCGTCATCGTGAAGCTCGACGGCGCGCGCAAGTCCTGGGAGACCGCCGAGGGCGCCGACGAGGAGGCCGCCTACATGAGCGAGTGCTTCGGGCCGGTCTCCTTCGCCGTCGCGGTCGACTCGGCGGCGGACGCCGTGGAGCTGCTGCGGCGCACCGTCCGGGACAAGGGCGCGATGACCGTCGGCGCGTACACCACCGACGAGGCGTTCGAGAGCGAGGTGCGGGAGGCCTGCCTGGAGGAGTGCGCCCAGCTCTCCCTGAACCTCACGGGCGGGGTCTACGTCAACCAGACGGCCGCGTTCTCGGACTTCCACGGCTCGGGCGGCAACGGCGCGGCCAACGCGGCTCTGTGTGACGGAGCGTTCGTGGCGAACCGCTTCCGGGTGATCGAGATCCGCCGGGAGGCGTGAGACCGGGGGCGTGAGCCCCTACGCGGGTGCGCCCCCGGTGGCGCTCCAGTGGAACAGCGTCATGGCCACACTGGTCGCGAGGTTGTAGCTGGAGACCTGGGGGCGCATCGGCAGGGACACCAAGTGATCGGCACGGGCCCGCAGTTCGGCCGAAAGACCGTTGCGCTCCGAGCCGAACGCGAGCAGCGCGTCGTCGGGAAGCTTGGACCCGCGGATGTCCTGGCCCTCCGGGTCGAGCGCGAACACCGGTCCCGGCGGCAGTTCGTCCACCGTCAGGCGCTCCACGGCGGTCGCGAAGTGCAGGCCGGCCCCGCCGCGGACGACCGTGGGGTGCCAGGGGTCGAGCGTGCCCGTCGTGACCACTCCGGTCGCGCCGAAGCCCGCGGCGAGCCGGATCACGGCGCCGGCGTTGCCGAGGTTGCGCGGATTGTCGAGGACGACCACCGGCGTCGTGCGGGGCGTACGGGCCAGCGTCTCCAGGTTGACGGCGCGTGAGGGCCGTACGGCGAGAGCGGCCACCGAGGTGGGGTGCGGACGCGGCACCAGGGCCGTGAACGCCGCCTCCGCGACCTCGGTCAGCAGCTCGTCGAGAACGGCGCGTACGTCGGGAGCGAGTTCGTCGGCCAGCGCGAGGACCGCGTCCCGGTCGGTCGTGACGGCGACCGGGACGCGTGCTCCGAAGCGCACCGCGTGCTTGAGGGCGTGGAAGCCGTCGAGCAGGACGGATTCGTCGGCGAGCTGGCGCCAGGCGCGTACCGGGTCGGTCATGCGGTGAAGCCTACGTGCGCGCGCCCGGACTCCTCCGGGACGCCCGGCTCGGGCTCCCGGGGCCCCGGCACCGTACGGCCGCCGCGGGGGAACAGCCCTCCACGCGCGCGTGCCACCAGTCCGCCCAGGCGCAGCAGGAAGGACGTCGGCAGGAACACGGCGTCCGCGGCGATCATCGCGAGCGAGAAGAACGGCAGCCCGAGGACCACGGCGATCACGGCGTGCTCGGTCATCATGGCCGCCAGCAGGACGTTCTTGACCCGCCTGTTGAACAGGGTGAAGGGAAAGGCGACCTGCACGACGACCGTGCCGTAGGTGACGAGCATCACGATCGTGCCGTGCGCGGACAGCAGGTCGGACAGGGCCGGCCACGGCGAGAAGGACTCCAGGTGGAGGGGGTAGTAGACGGCGGTGCCGTCCTGCCAGCGCGAGCCCTGGATCTTGTACCAGCCGGCGGTCGCGTAGATCAGGCACGCCTCGGCCATGATGATCATCAAAGCCGCGTTGTGCACGAGGTTCGCCACGACGTCCAGCAGGACGCGCGGCTCCGCGGTACGGGCGACCCGGCCGACGGTCCACCACAGACCCTGCACCGCCCACAGCCCCCAGAGGACCGTGAGCCAGCCGCCCAGGACGCCCCCGTCGATCCGTCCCGCGCCCGTCGCCACCGCCAGCACGACCCCGAACCCCGCCCACAGCGCGGGGCCCGCCCGGTCGGGCCGGGGCCGCTCGCCACGCGCGCGTGCCTCACGGGCGCGACGGTCGCGCCGCGCGTCGAGGGACCACACCTGGCCGCAGCGGGTGAACACCAAGTAGATCGACATCAGGTGGAGGACGTTGTCCCCGCCGTCCCCCATGAAGACACTGCGGTTCTGCAGCGACAGCACGCCGATCATGAAGATCACGGACATCGTGCGGGTCCGCCATCCCACCAGCAGCAGGGCGCCGGTGAGGGCGGCGAGGGCGTACACGGTCTCGAACCACATCTGGCTGTCGGTCCACACCAGGACCGTGAAGGCGTGGTTGCTCGCCACGAGCTGCCGGGCGAGGTCCCAGCTCCAGGGTCCGTCGGGCCCGTACATCTCCTGGCGGTGGGGGTACTCGCGCAGCAGGAACAGCAGCCAGGTGGCGGCGAAGCCGATACGGATCACGGCGCTCTGGTACGGGCCGAGGGCGGACTCCGTGACCCTGGCGATGCCGCGCGCGACCGTCGGAGCGAATCGGCTCATCGGGCGCTCGCCTCCGTCACCGCGTCCGCGCGGTCGCTCGCCGGAACGGCCCACCAGGGCAGCTCACGGACGACGGGCCGGTCGGACACCTTCTCCCCGCTCCACGAGGGAGGCGGCACGTCGGTGGTCAGGGAGCGGAACTGGACGCGTTCGACGACGGCGCCCGCGCCACCCGCGTGCTCGCGGTCCAGACGCAGCACGCCGATACGGCGCAGGTACTGCTCCGAAAGGTCGCCGCGCAGGCCCGCGGGGCGGTTCTGGGCGTCGTGCGTGCCGGCGTAGAAGTCCCAGGCGCGGCGCAGCTCGTTCTGCTGGGTGTGGCTCGGCAGCGGGTTCCCGTCGATGGCGAGTCCGTCGAGCGCGGACAGGTCGTACCAGCCGGTCTCGCGACCACTGCCGTCCGGGGTACGGACCAGGGCGCGGACCTGGACCGCGATGTCCTGCTGCAACGGGTTGGGGGCGAAGAGCTTCCAGTTCTGCTCGAACTCGGGGTAGATCCATTCGTCGATCGCGCGGCCGTGCTGCCTGGTCACCGTGTTCGAGGGCGCGACGTGCAGGAACACCATCCCGAGGTGCACACAGGAGGCGACGGCCACGACGGCCAGGGCGAGGGCGGCGACGATCTGATAGCGGAGCGAGAGCGCGGCCAGCCCCGCGGGCTCCTCGACCCCCGGACAATCAGCCGCCTCGGGCCCCACCGCCTCGGGCCCCACCATCTCGGGCCCCACCATCTCGGGCCCCGCGGGAGCGGCCACCGCAGGTCCGGTCGCGTCGGACTCCGGCTCCGCCGACTCCGCTGGCGGGACAGCCTCCGGCCCGATCTCCCCGTGCTCCGGGAGAGTGGCCGCCTCGGCCCTCGTCCGGTCGGCTCTCGTGCCGTCGGCCCTCGTACCGTCGGCCCTCCTAGGGTCGGTCGCCGGCTCGTCGGGGGACGTCCTGGCGCCGGTGACCGTGTCCGGCGCGGCGTCCTCGGACGCGGCGCCGTCGGACCGGGCGCCGTCGGACCGGGCGACCCCGGGCACGGCCCCCTCGGGCGCACCCGGCCCAGGCTCCGGCTTCGAGCCCTCGTCGTTCGCGTCCATCCCGCCCCGATTCACGATCCCGCGTCCGGCTTTCGGCCCCCGGACTGCGGGCACCGTACCGCCGCGTACCACCACACCACGACGTTCGCAGGCGAACGGTACTCAGACGCGCCCCTTCGGCACAGCCCCATGGGCCACAACGGCCACACCGACGCGCACGAGGTCATCCACAGCGGTTGACAGCGTACGGCGACCGACCGACCATTGTTGCGAGCGAACCGAACGATCGGTCGGTCGGGAGAGAGGTCGAGGGGGACCGCATGGCGACAGCATCAGCGCACCACACGGCCCGCACACAGGCGGACGAAGCCGCCGACGAAGCGGCGCGCACAGCGGCATACGAGGCCGTCTTCGACGCCGCGGTGGCGGCCGACGAACGCATCGAGCCGCGGGACTGGATGCCCGACGCCTACCGGTCCACCCTGGTCCGCCAGATCGCGCAGCACGCCCACTCCGAGATCATCGGCATGCAGCCGGAGGCCAACTGGATCACCCGCGCGCCCTCGCTGCGCCGCAAGGCGATCCTGATGGCGAAGGTCCAGGACGAGGCCGGACACGGCCTGTACCTGTACAGCGCGGCCGAGACCCTCGGCGTCGGCCGGGACGAACTGCTGGACAAGCTGCACTCCGGCCGCCAGAAGTACTCGTCGATCTTCAACTATCCGACGCTGACCTGGGCCGACGTCGGCGCCATCGGCTGGCTCGTGGACGGCGCCGCGATCACCAACCAGGTCCCCCTGTGCCGCTGCTCGTACGGTCCGTACGCGCGCGCGATGGTCCGCGTGTGCAAGGAGGAGTCCTTCCACCAGCGCCAGGGGTACGAGCTGCTGCTGGCCCTGAGCCAGGGCACCCCCGAGCAGCACGCGATGGCACAGGACGCGGTGGACCGCTGGTGGTGGCCCTCCCTGATGATGTTCGGCCCGCCCGACGACGAGTCCTCGCACTCCGCCCAGTCGATGGTGTGGAAGATCAAGCGCCACTCGAACGACGAGCTGCGCCAGCGGTTCGTCGACATAGCCGTACCCCAGGCCGAGTCCCTCGGTCTGACCCTGCCCGACCCCGACCTGGTGTGGAACGAAGAGCGGGGACACCACGACTTCGGCGCCATCGACTGGACGGAGTTCTGGGAGGTCCTCAAGGGCAACGGCCCGTGCAACGAACAGCGGATCACCCAGCGCCGGAGCGCCCACGAGGAGGGCGCGTGGGTCCGGGACGCGGCCGCCATGTACGCGGACAAGCACACGAGCGGGACCGGTGGCTCCGCGAGCACGACCGGTGAGACAGGAGCGACCCGAGCATGACGAACACCGACTGGCCGCTGTGGGAGGTCTTCGTGCGCTCGCGCCGCGGGCTCTCGCACACCCACGCCGGCAGCCTGCACGCGCCGGACGCCGAGCTGGCCCTGCGCAACGCGCGCGATCTGTACACGCGCCGCGGCGAGGGCGTCTCGATCTGGGTCGTCCCGTCCGCAGCCGTCACGGCCTCCTCGCCCGACGAGAAGGACCCGTTCTTCGAGCCGTCCGCGGACAAGCCGTACCGGCACCCGACGTTCTACGAGATCCCGGAAGGGGTGAAGCACCTGTGACTCCCACCGTGACCACCGCGGCGGCCCTGGCCCTCGGCGACGACGCCCTGGTGCTCTCGCACCGTCTGGGGGAGTGGGCCGGCCACGCGCCCGTCCTCGAAGAGGAGGTCGCCCTGGCCAACATCGCGCTGGACCTGCTCGGCCAGGCCCGGGTTCTGCTGTCCATGGCCGGTGACGAGGACGAGCTGGCGTATCTCCGCGAGGAGCGCGCCTTCCGCAACCTCCAGCTGGTCGAGCAGCCGAACGGCGACTTCGCGCACACCATCGCCCGCCAGCTCTACTTCTCCACCTACCAGCGACTTCTCTACGCTCAACTGGCAGCCGGGGAAAGCGAGTTCGCCCCACTCGCCGCCAAGGCCGTCAAAGAGGTCGCCTACCACCAGGACCACGCCGAGCAGTGGACACTGCGGCTCGGTGACGGCACGGACGTGAGCCATGGGCGGATGCGCCGGGCGTGCGACGCGCTGTGGCGCTTCACCGGTGAGATGTTCCAGCCGGTCGAGGGCGTCGACATCGACTGGGAGGGAACGCGGGCCGCCTGGCTGGAGTCCGTGGGAGCCACCCTGCGCCGTGCCACGCTGCCGGTCCCCGAGGGGCCGCAGTCGGGGGCGTGGGCGGCGGGCGCCGGGCGCCAGGGACTGCACACCGAGTCCTTCGGGCGGATGCTCGCCGAGATGCAGCATCTGCACCGCAGCCACCCGGGGGCGTCATGGTGACGGCGACCGCCCTGGAGGAGGAGCTGCGCAGACTGGCCGGCTCCGTACTCGACCCCGAACTCCCCGTTCTCACCCTGGACGATCTCGGTGTGCTGCGCGCCGTGCACGTCCTCAGCGCCGACTCCGTCGAGGTCGAACTGACCCCGACCTACACCGGCTGTCCGGCCGTCGAGGCCATGTCCATGGACATCGAGCGGGTGCTGCACGAGCACGGCATCCGCGATGTGTCCGTGCGTACGGTGCTCAGTCCCGCGTGGTCGACGGACGACATCTCGGACGAAGGCCGCCGCAAACTGCGGGAGTTCGGAATAGCACCACCGCGTGGCGGGCGTCCCGCCGGTCCGGTGGCGCTCGGCCTGGGCCCGACCCGGACGATCACCGACGCGCCGGAGCTTGACCCCGTCCGCTGCCCGTCCTGCGGCTCGGCCGACACCGAGCTGCTCAGCCGCTTCTCGTCCACCGCGTGCAAGGCGCTGCGCCGCTGTCTGTCCTGCCGCGAACCGTTCGACCACTTCAAGGAGTTGTGATGGCTCGCTTCCACCCGCTCCCGGTGGCCGCGGTCGACCGGATCACCGACGACTCCGTGGCCCTGACCTTCACGGTGCCCGCGGAACTGCGCGAGGACTACCGGCACTCCGCGGGCCAGCATCTGGCCCTGCGCCGCGTGGTCGACGGCACCGAGATACGCCGTACGTACTCCATCTGCTCACCGGCCCCCGCCTCCGACGGCGAGGGACCGCGCACCCTGCGGGTCGGAGTACGGCTGGTCGACGGCGGCGCGTTCTCGACGTACGCGCTCAAGGAGATCGCCGTCGGCGACGAGGTGGAGGTGATGCTTCCGGCGGGACGCTTCACCCTGGAGCCCTCGGCAGGCCTGTACGCGGCGGTGGTGGGCGGCAGCGGGATCACCCCGGTGCTGTCGATCGTCTCGACGCTGCTGGCGCGGGAGCCGGACGCGCGGTTCTGCCTGATCCGCAGCGACCGTACGTCGGCCTCGACGATGTTCCTGGAGGAGGTCGCCGACCTCAAGGACCGCTATCCGCAGCGGTTCCAGCTCGTGACGGTCCTCTCCCGGGAGGAGCAGCAGGCCGGGCTCCCGTCCGGGCGCCTCGACCAGGAGCGGCTGGCCGGGCTGCTTCCGGCGCTGCTGCCCGTGGACCGGGTGGCGGGATGGTTCCTGTGCGGGCCGATGGGACTCGTACAGGGTGCCGAGCGGGCGCTGCGCGGACTCGGAGTGACGCGGGCACGGATCCACGAGGAGATCTTCCACGTGGACGCCGGCATCACGACGGCGTCCGCCGTACCGGCTCCCGCGCACAGCACGGTGACCGCACGCCTCGACGGCCGCGGCGGCACCTGGCCCGTCCAGGCCGGCGAGTCGCTGCTGGACGCGGTGCTGCGCAACCGTCCTGACGCGCCGTACGCATGCAAGGGCGGCGTGTGCGGCACCTGCCGGGCGTTCCTGGTCTCGGGCGAGGTGCGGATGGACCGCAACTTCGCGCTGGAACCGGAGGAGACGGAGGCCGGGTACGTACTGGCCTGCCAGTCCCATCCGGCCACGGAGAAAGTGGAGCTGGACTTCGACCGCTGAGTCCGGCGGACACACCGTCGACGCGACTCCGCCCGCCGGTCCCGTCGTGGCGGGCCGACGACCGCTCGGCCCGCCACGCGGACGACCGATCGCGACCGTTCCCTTCTCGTAGAACCTGTTCTATCTTGACGCTCCGTCAGATCAGGCGCCTCGTCTGGTCGTTGGTCCGGCACGTGTGCGGGAGGACGGGATCGTGGACTTCACCTTCACCGAGGAGCAGCAGGCGGCGGTCGAGGCGGCGAAGGCGGTGTTCGCCGGAGTCTCCCCGGACGGCGTGCCCAGTCCCGCGCTCACCGCGGGCGCCGTCGCCGAGGACTTCGACCGGGCCCTGTGGGCACGGCTCGCCGACGCGGATCTGCTGAGCCTGCTGCTCGACGAGGAGTCCGGCGGGGCGGGCCTCGACGCGGTCGCACTGTGTCTGGTGCTGCGGGAGTCTGCGAAAGTGCTGGCACGGGTGCCGCTGCTGGAGAGCAGCGCGGCGACGGCGGCCGTACAGCGGTACGGCGGCGAGGAACTGCGGGCGGAGCTGCCGGCGCGGGCCGGCCGGGGCGAACTCGTGCTGACCGTCGCCGCCAACGGCAGGACCGGCCACGACCCGGCCGAACTCGCGGTGACAGCGCGCCGGGACGGCGAGGCGTGGGTGCTGGACGGCGTACAGACGGCGGTTCCCTGGGCCCACGGCGCCGACTTCGTCGTCGTCCCCGCGCACACGGACACCGGCCGGACCGTGCTCGCCCTGGTTCCCCGCGAGCACGAAGGGGCCGTGATCGCCGAGCAGATCTCCACGACCGGTGAGCGGCTCGGTGAGCTGCGGCTGGAGTCCACCCGGATCGCCTCCAGGAACGTGGTCGACACACCGGGCGCATGGGAGTGGCTGCGCGACCTGCTGGTCACCGGCACCTGTGCACTGGCGCTCGGACTCGGGGAGAAGGTCCTCCGGATGACGAGCGAATACACGGGCAAGCGGGAGCAGTTCGGGTTCCCGGTCGCCACGTTCCAGGCGGTCGCCGTGCAGGCCGCCGACCGCTATATCGACCTGCGTGCGATGGAGGCCACCCTCTGGCAGGCGGCCTGGCGGATCAGCACGGGCGCCGCGGGCGCGCTCCCGGCCTGCGGTGACGTCGCCGTCGCCAAGATCTGGGCATCGGAGGGGGTACGCCGGGTCGTGCAGACCGCACAGCATCTGCACGGAGGGTTCGGCGCCGACACCGACTACTCACTGCACCGGTACCACGCCTGGGCCAAGCAACTGGAACTGTCGCTCGGCCCGGCGGCGGCACACGAGGAGGCCCTGGGCGATCTGCTGGCGGCGCACCCCCTGGGGTGAGGCGTCCAGCGGCTACAGCACGAAGCCGGGCTCGCCCTTGCCGTTCACGACCGGGCGGCCCGCGGCCTCCCAGGTCTGCATGCCGCCTTCGACGTTCGCGGCGTCGACGCCCTGCTGGACCAGGTACATCGTGACCTGGGCCGAACGGCCACCGGAGCGGCAGATCACGTTGACCCGGCCGTCCTGCGGGGCCGCCTCGGTCAGCTCGCCGTACCGGGCGACGAACTCGCTCATGGGGATGTGCAGCGCCCCCTGGGCGTGACCTGCCTCCCACTCGTCGTCCTCCCGGACGTCCAGCAGGAAGTCTTCGACCGCGAGATTGTCGACCCCGACCGTGGGCACACCAGCTCCGAAACTCATGCCTCCGACGCTACCCGACCGCGCCGGCCGCGAAGCTCAGGGAGTCTGCCCGGTCAGCTCCGCCAGCTCGTACTCGCGCTCGCCGACCTGCGTCAGCAGCTGTTCGGCGATCTCCTCCAGAAGACGGTCCGGGTCTTCCGGAGCCATCTTGAGCATCGCTCCGATGGCGCTCTCCTCCAGTTCGCGGGCGACGAAGGTGAGCATCTCCTTGCGCTGGGAGAGCCATTCGAGGCGGGCGTAGAGCTCCTCGCTGCGGCTCGGCTTCCACTCCTCGGGCGCCGGCCCGGCGGCCCACTCCTGGGCCAGCTCCCGCAGCAACGCCTCGTCGCCCCGGGCGTACGCGGCGTTCACGCGGACGATGAACTCGTCGCGCCGCTTGCGCTCGGCGTCGTCCTGCGCCAGGTCGGGGTGGGCCTTGCGGACCAGCTCGCGGAAGAGCTTGCGGGCCTCCTCGCTGGGGCGCACCCGCTGCGGGGGCCGCACGGGCTGGTCCGTCAGCATCGCCACGGCCTCGGGGAACAGCCCCTCCGAGTCCATCCAGCCGTGGAACAGCTCCTCGACACCGGGCATGGGCATGACTCGCGCCCGTGCCTCGTGCGCCTTGAATATGTCCTCCGGATCACCGGTGCGCGCGGCACGCGCCTCGGCGATCTGGGCCTCCAGCTCGTCGAGCCGCGAGTACATCGGACCGAGCTTCTGATGGTGCAGCCTGGAGAAGTTGTCGACCTCGACACGGAAGGTCTCCACGGCGATCTCGAACTCGATCAACGCCTGCTCAGCCGCTCGCACGGCCCGTTCGAGCCGTGCCTCGGGCCGGGTGTCCTCATCCTGGCTCCGGCTCCGGCTCCGGCCCTCATCGGCCCGAACCTCGCTCTGCCCCGCGGGCTGCTCCTCGTGCTGCCCGGTGGGCCGGGTCCCGGCCTGCTCCTCGGGCCGGGCTCCGCTCGGATCCCCGCCGTCGGCCGCACTCCGGTCCTCGGTGCGGACCTCGTTCCTGGGAGCTTCCTGGGCGCCGGAGGGGGCGTCCGCGCCCTCCGCGTCCGTGATGCCGCCGCCGTCGCCGGGGGAGGCTTGGGGCGTCTTGCCCTCCGGGGCACCGGAGGGTTCCCGGTCCCCCCCGAAGGTGGGCTCGGACTGGCTCTGATCGGCTTCCGGGGTCGTCACCCGACCAGCGTAGGCCACACTCCCGCGCGGCTCACTGCCTTCCCCGCCTCTACAGCCACCTGACCGGCCACAACGACCCCAATGACCCCAACCACCCCGATCATCCCGACCGCTCCGATCACCGAAGCAGCGCACCACTCGCGCCGCTACCGGGACCTACCACCGGTTCAGCGGCCGGTTCAGCGGCCGGTTCAGCGGCCGAGTCCCAGCATCGGACCTGGCGCCGGGACCGGAAGCCCACGGCTCACACCGGTCGGACCACCCTGGTGACCGGCGCCGATGGAGCGGACCCTCCGCGCGGCCGGGCGGCCCGGACGGCCCCCCGGTCACACCCCCGCTTCGGACGCGATCCGCCCGCCTCGGACCGCCGCCACCAGGGCCGCGTGGTCCGCCTCCGTGCGGTCCGCGTAGGCGACGGCGAAGGAGGCGATCGCCTCGTCCAGTTCCTCGTTCTTGCCGCAGTAGCCGGAGATGAGACGCGGATCGGCGCTGTGGCTGTGGGCGCGGGCCAGCAGGGCGCCCGTCATACGGCCGTAGTCGTCGATGTGGTCGGCGGCCAGGGCGGCGGGGTCGACGCTGCCCTTGCGGTTGCGGAACTGGCGCACCTGGTAGGGAAGGCCGTCGACCGAGGTCCAGCCGAGCAGGATGTCGCTGACGACCTGCATGCGCTTCTGCCCGAGGACGACACGGCGGCCTTCGTGAGCCACCTGGGGCATCGGGTGGCCGGCCGTCGCGAGGTGCGGGAGCAGCACCGAGGCACGGGCCTCCTTGACCTGGAGCACAAGGGCTTCGCCGCGATGGTCCAGGAGCAGCACGACGTACGAGCGGGTGCCGACACTGCCGGTACCGACGACCCGGAAGGCGACGTCGTGCACCGCGTAGCGGGCCAGCAGGGGGAGGCGGTCCTCGGAGAGCGTCGTCAGATAGTGGTCCAGGGATGCCGCGACCGCGGCCGCCTCCTCGTCGGGAACCCGGCGCAGCACGGGCGCCGCGTCCACGAACCGGCGGCCGCCGCCCTCCACGGCCTCCGTCGACCTGGCGGCGAACCGCCCACTGGTGTTGGCCCGCGCCTTCCCGGAGACTCGCTCCAGCGTGCCGAGCAGATCGTGGGCGTCGGCGTGCGAGACGAGTTCCTCGTCGGCGATGGCGTTCCACGCGTCCAGCACCGGCAGCTTGGCCAGCAGGCGCATGGTGCGGCGGTACGCGCCCACCGTGTCGAGCGCGGCGGCACGACAGGTGTCCTCGTCCGCCCCGGCCTCCCGGCCCGCGAGCACGAGGGAGGTGGCGAGCCGCTTGAGGTCCCATTCCCAGGGGCCGTACACGGTCTCGTCGAAGTCGTTCAGATCGATGACGAGGCCCCCGCGCGCGTCCCCGTACAGACCGAAGTTCGCCGCGTGGGCGTCACCGCAGATCTGTGCGTTGACACCGGTCGTCGGGGTTCGGGCCAGGTCGTACGCCATGAGGCCCGCGGAGCCGCGCAGGAACGCGAAGGGCGTGGCCGCCATCCTGCCGACCCGTATCGGAGTGAGCTCGGCGAGCCGGCCCCTGTTGGACTCCTCGACCGCGGTCACGGCGTCCGGCCGGTCGGCGTCCAGCAGGAGCTCGGCATGGGCTCCTCGCGGTACGCGCCCGCGCAGCGCCTTTCCCTCTCCCTTGGGCGAGTCCTTCGACGGCCAGGCGGCGAACCCCGGAACAGCGAAGCCCCGGGCCCCGAACACCTCGGCCACCGCCTCGCCCTCGGACGAGGACCGCGTCTCCGACCGCGACCCGGGCTGCGACGCGGGCCGCGCTTCGGACTGGGGCGCCAACGGGTCCCCGGGCCGCGGGCCACCGCTGTCCTGCCGCGCCGGACCGGCCTGCTCGACCAATCCCGCCTGTCCTGCCTGTCCTGCCTGTCCTGCCTGCCCCGCCTGTCGCGGCGGCGCCGTCCGCGGCTCCGTACCCGCTGTACCGATCTCGGCCATCACGACCGCCTCCCCCGCACACGAACATCAACTCGTGCTGACCGTACAGCCGGTCGGGAAAACGCGTCAGACCCTGTGGACAACTCCAGCGGCGCACGGGGAACAAGCCACGCGCACACCCGGGTCCGCGCGTCGGTCGTCGGCGCCGGTGCGGCAACCCCGGGGAGGACTCAAGCGAGTTCGCTCATGCCCCGGGCCGCGTCCGCAGCCGGTCCGGGCAGGTTCCGCTCTCCGGCAGATACCTCTCCGCCCAGGAACCCAGCTCCTTGAGCGCGGGTTCCAGCGCCGCTCCCGCCTCTGTCAGCCGGTAGGAAACCCGCAGCGGGGGACCCTCGTTGACCTCGCGCACCACCAGGCCGGCCGCGCCGAGTTCGGTGAGCCGGTCGGAAAGCATCCGCTCGCTGATG
This genomic interval carries:
- a CDS encoding TrmH family RNA methyltransferase, which gives rise to MTDPVRAWRQLADESVLLDGFHALKHAVRFGARVPVAVTTDRDAVLALADELAPDVRAVLDELLTEVAEAAFTALVPRPHPTSVAALAVRPSRAVNLETLARTPRTTPVVVLDNPRNLGNAGAVIRLAAGFGATGVVTTGTLDPWHPTVVRGGAGLHFATAVERLTVDELPPGPVFALDPEGQDIRGSKLPDDALLAFGSERNGLSAELRARADHLVSLPMRPQVSSYNLATSVAMTLFHWSATGGAPA
- the paaD gene encoding 1,2-phenylacetyl-CoA epoxidase subunit PaaD; this encodes MVTATALEEELRRLAGSVLDPELPVLTLDDLGVLRAVHVLSADSVEVELTPTYTGCPAVEAMSMDIERVLHEHGIRDVSVRTVLSPAWSTDDISDEGRRKLREFGIAPPRGGRPAGPVALGLGPTRTITDAPELDPVRCPSCGSADTELLSRFSSTACKALRRCLSCREPFDHFKEL
- the paaN gene encoding phenylacetic acid degradation protein PaaN, producing MAAEPTAHQLIAQHRPTLDQALEAIRTRAYWSPHPEHPKAYGEHGSLGMAEGKAAFDALLGTRLDLGQPGTDDWVGGEVSPYGIELGVTYPHADIDTLLPAMRAGQRAWRDAGAEIRAVVCLEILKRISDRTHEFAHAVMHTSGQAFMMAFQAGGPHAQDRGLEAVAYAYVEQVRTPDTAEWSKPQGKRDPLALTKQFTPVPRGIALMIGCNTFPTWNGYPGLFASLATGNAVLVKPHPRAVFPLALTVQVAREVLTEAGFDPNLVALAAERPGEGIAKTLATRPEIRIIDYTGSTAFGDWLETNARQAQVYTEKAGVNTVIVESTDDYKGMLSNLAFSLSLYSGQMCTTPQNLLIPRDGIRTDEGEKSYDEVVADLAKSVGGLLGDDARANALLGAIVNPDVKARLEAAAGLGEVALPSRQIDNPEFPGAVVRSPVIVKLDGARKSWETAEGADEEAAYMSECFGPVSFAVAVDSAADAVELLRRTVRDKGAMTVGAYTTDEAFESEVREACLEECAQLSLNLTGGVYVNQTAAFSDFHGSGGNGAANAALCDGAFVANRFRVIEIRREA
- the paaB gene encoding 1,2-phenylacetyl-CoA epoxidase subunit PaaB, translating into MTNTDWPLWEVFVRSRRGLSHTHAGSLHAPDAELALRNARDLYTRRGEGVSIWVVPSAAVTASSPDEKDPFFEPSADKPYRHPTFYEIPEGVKHL
- the paaA gene encoding 1,2-phenylacetyl-CoA epoxidase subunit PaaA, with protein sequence MATASAHHTARTQADEAADEAARTAAYEAVFDAAVAADERIEPRDWMPDAYRSTLVRQIAQHAHSEIIGMQPEANWITRAPSLRRKAILMAKVQDEAGHGLYLYSAAETLGVGRDELLDKLHSGRQKYSSIFNYPTLTWADVGAIGWLVDGAAITNQVPLCRCSYGPYARAMVRVCKEESFHQRQGYELLLALSQGTPEQHAMAQDAVDRWWWPSLMMFGPPDDESSHSAQSMVWKIKRHSNDELRQRFVDIAVPQAESLGLTLPDPDLVWNEERGHHDFGAIDWTEFWEVLKGNGPCNEQRITQRRSAHEEGAWVRDAAAMYADKHTSGTGGSASTTGETGATRA
- a CDS encoding DUF5819 family protein, which produces MDANDEGSKPEPGPGAPEGAVPGVARSDGARSDGAASEDAAPDTVTGARTSPDEPATDPRRADGTRADGTRADRTRAEAATLPEHGEIGPEAVPPAESAEPESDATGPAVAAPAGPEMVGPEMVGPEAVGPEAADCPGVEEPAGLAALSLRYQIVAALALAVVAVASCVHLGMVFLHVAPSNTVTRQHGRAIDEWIYPEFEQNWKLFAPNPLQQDIAVQVRALVRTPDGSGRETGWYDLSALDGLAIDGNPLPSHTQQNELRRAWDFYAGTHDAQNRPAGLRGDLSEQYLRRIGVLRLDREHAGGAGAVVERVQFRSLTTDVPPPSWSGEKVSDRPVVRELPWWAVPASDRADAVTEASAR
- the paaC gene encoding 1,2-phenylacetyl-CoA epoxidase subunit PaaC; translated protein: MTPTVTTAAALALGDDALVLSHRLGEWAGHAPVLEEEVALANIALDLLGQARVLLSMAGDEDELAYLREERAFRNLQLVEQPNGDFAHTIARQLYFSTYQRLLYAQLAAGESEFAPLAAKAVKEVAYHQDHAEQWTLRLGDGTDVSHGRMRRACDALWRFTGEMFQPVEGVDIDWEGTRAAWLESVGATLRRATLPVPEGPQSGAWAAGAGRQGLHTESFGRMLAEMQHLHRSHPGASW
- a CDS encoding HTTM domain-containing protein — encoded protein: MSRFAPTVARGIARVTESALGPYQSAVIRIGFAATWLLFLLREYPHRQEMYGPDGPWSWDLARQLVASNHAFTVLVWTDSQMWFETVYALAALTGALLLVGWRTRTMSVIFMIGVLSLQNRSVFMGDGGDNVLHLMSIYLVFTRCGQVWSLDARRDRRAREARARGERPRPDRAGPALWAGFGVVLAVATGAGRIDGGVLGGWLTVLWGLWAVQGLWWTVGRVARTAEPRVLLDVVANLVHNAALMIIMAEACLIYATAGWYKIQGSRWQDGTAVYYPLHLESFSPWPALSDLLSAHGTIVMLVTYGTVVVQVAFPFTLFNRRVKNVLLAAMMTEHAVIAVVLGLPFFSLAMIAADAVFLPTSFLLRLGGLVARARGGLFPRGGRTVPGPREPEPGVPEESGRAHVGFTA